The following is a genomic window from Malus sylvestris chromosome 12, drMalSylv7.2, whole genome shotgun sequence.
CCTGCACATTCTAAAGATTGAGTCAGCATTAGAATTTGTGGATTAGGGAACAAAAAGGCAAATTAGTTGCAATATACATATTTTGACATTTAACTACAAAAATGATCACTGTTTATTATGCTTCATTATATCATTGTTGTATTGTGTTATGTTATGTAGCCGAAATATGATATGTTGTTACTGAAAAATGATCATATATGTAAACCAATTGTCTAAATATGTTTATCGTAGCTATTTTCCCTTATTTGTAAAGGAAAGAAACCCCAAAACATGAAATTCCTATGAGGATTGGTTTAAAAACTTTACCTTGAGAAATTCCATAAGAAGAATGCCAGTCTTGCTGACCAGATTGATTCTTCTCATCAAACAAATGAAGCCCGCTTTCATCAGCAATCTCTCTTGCATCTGCATTTGAAACCACAATTTCCTTCTCTCTAATCAACTGAAACTCTAATTCATTGATTGTATCATCGGTTCTCCTTCCTTGTACCATTTCCTCTTTGTTTATCACAAACTTTTGCTTGTCTTCCGTGAAGCTGCTCGCCAAAGGCTTCAAATTCCTTGTTTTTGCCCTTGATTTTTCTTCCACTAAAACGTCTTTAACATTATTCTTGGTTTCCCCTATTGGCTTCTCGGCTGCTAAATCATTCTCTGCATTCTTGCTTTCCGAAACACTCCCAATATCTCTAACCGGTTTGACATCCTCATAAACGGTCTTTGCATCGTTAGCAAATCTCATTTCTTGGAATCCTTGCATACCTCTGGAACGTCCCCAACTCCACCTTCCCTGGTATTAGTTGATTCTTGCGATCCAATGTCAGCAATTCTAGCTTCAACTGGTATCTCAATCTCTTCAGCATTTGAACCAACTTTTTGATTGATTAGCTCCCCACCTCCTTCACTTTCTCCCACATACCGCTTGTCCATCTCCATTGCATTATCAGTGTTGCCTTCATCCCTAATTTTTTCTAGCAAGCCCCTCGTCTCTTCCACCAACTCCGCCTCTTCTACTATATCATTTACTCTTTCTTGACCCTCGCTTTCTTTGATTGCTACGGTAGTCCCTTCAGTGGGTATCACTCCCATTTGCACATCACCCTCAATTACATTGAACACTAATCCACACACCTCATCGACTTGATTCTCATCTAGTACGGAATCATCCTTAAAATCCTCACTCAATCCTTTAATTTTCACCTCATAAATACTATCCAATATTAGCTTTTCCTCCTCATCCGTAGACTCATCTACGTCCCTCTCATATCCattttcttctacaaattcaatttCACCCACATCTTCAGTTACATTTCCTTGCGCAGCCTCCTCAATAATGTCACCAGTTTCCTCATCAACAAATTCAACTCTCATCTCACGGCCTTCGAGTCGATCCGTCCAATCCCATCCTTCTTCCTTTTCGATATCAGTCTTCGCTCCTACCCACATACCCCGTTCCCATTCCTCGTCATGCTGCAATTCTTCGTTATTCGACATTAACGTTACATTATTTTCCAACAAAGGAGGCGGCTCACTATATGGAAGTAACTTGCTCATGATCTTCTCACTGCAAGCATAACTTGCCAAGATAATGCCGGATGGAACAGAAAGGGCAAGCCCAATTGCGGAAATAACCACAAGCGGCGGAAGAACAATTGGGGCAGAAGAAATTACCAAACCAGTCACCAGAACTTTCTTCCCAAGTCCCCATCCTTTGTTCAAGATCCACCTCATCTTACCACAGTTTGCTTCTGGAAAGTCTTCTTCCAGCTCGGACTCCCCACTTGGATCTTCCATGGCCTATGGATACAAATATAGCAACCATTTTATTACCagttaattatttgaattttgagtttcgatgaagaaaataaacttAGAATTTAGAGGGAATTTCTAAATAGAGATACATAAATTCCCTGTTACAATTGAAATTGATTGAAAAAATCTAAACAAgagttcaaaattcaaattcctcCAACAGTTGAAAGGCATCATTCAGTAAGCAAGGTCCAAAATAatcaaaactaaattaaaaacaaagatcGAAATTAACAAACATGATAAAATAATTCCAATATAAATCATTGATTTTTCTCATTCAACTTTTGAgtgattaaataattaaaagatgTGATGATGCTCggaaaaaatgatgaaaatcaAAAGTTAATTACCTGATCGATCAGTGCGAGCTGCTACTTAGCTTGAGTTGATTCCATGGTAAATCCGGCTATTAGAATTTAGAACAGGTATGAATTAATTAGCTAAGTAAATTAAAAACTATTGGAGATTTATAATTACCAGCAGAAAAAGCTCTTCGGCTGAGGTGAAAGCATATATAAATATGcaacaaaaaccctaataaaaATGACTCGTAGGAGAGGAAGGGTTTAAAAGCAGACGGCGGATGACACGCGTTGAGAACTTGAGAAAAATCTGCATGCGACATGCAGACGGATATGATCATATAATTGTCCTCAACGTGGCTGCACATGACAACACCACCTGCACCAAGGCCTCTGACTGggcaaaaaaatccacaaaCTAGTCAGGCCATATAAGAAAACTCTGTCAAAATGAGACTCTTATGTACGCTCTGCTATATGATAGTCAAAAATATCAATATGAGTGAAACTATTGATATataaatttgtgaaaatatagATGAATATATCAAATATCGATATCGGTTGCTTTTGATGACAagcatgaaaatttaaaatgaaactttttGTCAAACATTGGCTTTGAcgaaatataataattttttcaatatttaacaAAAGTGTAAGAAATATCGACAATATGTCAATTTTAGCCTAAACTTTGTTGCTTCAATATGAGTTGAAGTTTAGAATAGACTTCTATATCTTTATCTGATTTTTTGGAaatatttccatcaaaataTCGACCATATTGAATAAATTTTAAACACGGCTGATAGTTTAacgttataaaatattatgcaaaAAACATGAGCTAAAAGAGAGTTCATGGAGAGTTTAATTGTTGagagagtctccctaacaacttTTTTCCAAATAATGTATACTTCAAGTTCAAATTTAATACAAAACAATGACGTCATGTGGATAAAACCATATATTAATGACAGACTAATCTATCTTCCTTGATACCATATAAGACTAGACTAATCTGTCTTCCTTGATAACAAACAGTAGTGACATTCTAATCTTCTACGAAATCGCATCCAATATTGATGCTGCTTTTCTCCGGGCTTTAGACGTgaatgaacaaaataaaagtaGTCTGTAGACCAAGTGAGTTTACATCTTCAGcttctttcttcattttcttatcTTCTGCAGTTTTCGATTTTGTTTCATTCATGAATTTCGCTGGACGATCTAGACTCTCTCTAAAAATTCAAGGAAAAATTACAATGAATCAATGTCACTTGAATTTCTAAAACTGTTTAGTCCTTGAATGCTCTTAATTTTTTTACGCTTTGCGAATTGTTTATGTTAAAAACACTTATTATATAAcatttttattatgaatatgtataaattttattaaaaattaattgcTTTTCGAAAAAGCACAAACAATCACTTCATAAACACCCTTCCATGACCTAAAACTCTTAAAAGTTTTTCCTACTACACACAAGCGGATACTGAGAAACCTTTTTATGAATCCAAAAATGCTTTTACAACGAGAACCGTTTTCGTTTTTTTACTAATTGCAATTAGAAGCGTTTGTTATTTTtcaaaagaaatttcaaacaaatccTAAACAGTAATACTAagtagactaaattttttaaaccaaatttgcaaactaaataatgtggttgtagatgattggaTTAATAATTAAATGTCGATTAAGATGCttgttttttattgatgacacgtcatttgatttgtaatttgattttaaaaatttaatctacGTAACATTATTCAATCCTAAAACACATTCCGACTGGGCACCTTTAGACTCGCGCACGTGGCTAGTATTTATTGGGCTCTAGCTCCACAGTTTTGGGGACAATTTCTAGGCCCATGATAGTCGTGGCCTTATTTTGTTGGGCttgaaaataaacattaatATTTATAGTTTCGTTTTATTTCGTAGGAACCGAGAAAAGGCAAACGCATCCGCAACGCAAACGACAGCTTACGCACACAGTCgcaacaaaaccctaaaaagcaCTCTCCACCTCCGCTGCACTGCTGCGCGAGCCCTCTCGAATCTCCGGCTTCTCCGACATAAACATGGCGGACGTCATGGCGTACAACGACATAGAGGCGACGGCGGCCCGAATCGGAATTGACCTCTCGCAGCTCGACCTCGATTCCATCCGCCTCCCTCCCGGCGAAGACTTTGGCATTATCAGGTAACCCTAGCTCCGAACCAATCCCTAACTTTccagagatttgatttgatagcATGATTCGTTTTTTCCGGAACCCTATCGTTTCCACGAATTTGATAGCAAGATTTCGCTGTTTGGAATtcataaattttgtgtttttgctcTGTAGCAGCGTGATTTGAATGTTTATTTGAATTAGTTGATtgatttatatttatggttGCGTAGTGACGATGAGGATGTATACAAAGTGGACAATTCGGAGTTGGACTCAGGGTTTGGCAGCATAATTGTTGTTGATAACCTCCCTGTTGTTCCTTTGGAAAAGTTTGAGAAACTCGAAAACGTCATTCGTAAAATCTACAGTCAGATTGGTGTGATCAAAGACGATGGCTTTTGGATGCCTCTTGACCCCGAAACCAATAAAACCTTGGGTTATTGCTTCCTTGAGTTTAATACTCCTCAGGTATCTTTTCTCTTAGAAATGACATTTTGTGCGTCTTTTGTGTTTCAAACGAAATTTGGCCGATTGATAGGTGTGAATGATTGATATGTGAACTTGCTTTGTTGTAATTGTAGGAAGCTGAGCTTGCCAAAGAGAGGACTCATGGATACAAGCTGGATCGATCACATATTTTTGTTGTGAACATGTTTGACGACTTTGATCGGTTCATGAAAGTTCCGGATCAATGGGCCCCTCCTGAAAGTAAACCGTATACTCCAGGGGTAATTATGCTCTAATCAATCACTTTTGGCTATCATGCATTGAAAATAAGCTCTAGTATTTATTATATTATCTCCTTGGACATCATTACAGGAAAACCTTCAACAGTGGCTGACTGACGAAAAGGCCAGGGACCAAATGGTCATTCGTTATGGTGCGGACACAGAAGTGCTATGGAATGATGCAAGGCACCTGAAGCCAGAACCGTTCTACAAACGCACTGTAAGTGGATGTGTATTTCCCCTTAcacattgttaattttttattctaaaCAGTCACTTCTCTTATATTGAATATTTCAATCGCGAATAATCATATGTATTGTCTGTTACAGTTCTGGACTGAGAGCTTCGTGCAGTGGTCCCCTCTAGGGACTTACCTGGCCACTGTTCACAGACTGGGTGTTGCAGTCTGGGGAGGCGCCTCTACGTTCAATCGTCTGATGCGTTATGCTCATTCCCaggttgtttttggtttttggttacaattttaattagtatttgtatttatttttttgggtactTACCTCTAACTGTCAACTGCAGGTTCGACTGATTGATTTCTCACCTGGTGAGAAATACTTGGTGACTTACAGCAGCCATGAACCAAGCAATCCTCGTGATGCAAATGTGAGTGAGATTCAGTactttttatgatttttcttttgccttGTTTCTGTTTCTAATGTGAAGTTATTTTGCAGAGGGTAGTGATAAACATTTTTGATGTGAGGACCGGAAAAgtaatgagagattttaaagGAAGCCCAGATGATTTTGCTATTGGAGGAGCTGGAGGTGTTGCCGGGGTGTCTTGGCCTGTTTTCAAGTAAGTTTATATGACACAAATGTGAATTTGAGAGTTTGTGTTGCTCAGTATTCTAATGCCTTCACATTTTCTCTTAAATTTGCAGATGGGCCGGGGGAAAAGATGACAAGTACTTTGCCAGAATGGGAAAAAACGTCATCTCTGTATATGAAACGGAGACATTTTCCCTTGTAGACAAAAAGTCAATGAAGGTGGAAAATGTTATGGACTTCAGTTGGTCACCAACTGATCCAATTCTTGCGCTATTTGTTCCTGAACTGGGTGGTGGCAACCAGCCTGCGAGGGTGTGTATCTTGTTTCATTTTACTGTCTGTTTTGCTAGATTtggtcttttcttttttcccttttctgtaTTTCACTTCAGGGTAGTTAAACCAATGCTTCACTGATACAAATAGGTGAGTCTTGTTCAAATCCCCTCTAAGGAGGAGTTGAGGCAGAAGAATCTTTTCAGCGTCAGCGATTGCAAAATGTACTGGCAGAGCAACGGGGAGTATCTAGCTGTTAAAGTTGATCGCTacaccaaaacaaagaaaagcacATACACTGGATTTGAGCTTTTCAGAATCAAGGAGCGGGACATTCCTATTGAAGTCTTGGAATTGgagaataaaaatgacaaaattattgCATTCGCTTGGGAGCCTAAGGGCCACAGGTTCGCAGTAATTCATTGTGATAACACGAACGCGAATAACAACCCAAGGCCCGACATAAGTTTCTACTCCATGCGAAGTGCTCACAATACTGGCCGTGTTTCGAAGCTCACTACTCTCAAAGGAAAGCAGGCAAATGCTCTCTACTGGTCACCTACCGGGCGCTTCATCATTTTGGCAGGATTGAAAGGTTTTAATGGGCAGCTAGAGTTTTACAATGTCGATGAGCTGGAAACCATGGCCACCGCTGAACATTTCATGGCGACAGATATTGAATGGGATCCGACTGGAAGGTATAATTTTGGATCTCTTACTATTCCGTTGGCTTCTTACTTACGTCCTGATTTTTTACATGCTAATTTTGTCTTTCAGATACGTAGCTACTGCAGTGACCTCAGTCCATGAGATGGAGAACGGCTTCAACATCTGGACATTCAATGGCAAGCTACTTTATCGGACACTAAAGGATCATTTCTTTCAGGTAACGCCATTATAGAGGAGGCACTAAATCTTATTCGCATGCTCATTATTTTTGTCATGTTACTCATTCTTTAAAAAACTTTAATCATCTCTATTACATCAAGGTTCTTAcaacagaaaaagaaatgaagaaattggGTCTAAAATAGTTTTACTTTACGAATTATTCTTTCTCATTGTAATGTCGTAGTGGTGTATGATGAAGTTTGTGATGATAGATTTGGAAGTACTAGCCCTTTGTGATAGTAGATAAATTCTAGTTGTAATAGATGTCATGCTCTAACTGCTAAGCCCTTTGTTGTAGTTCTTATGGCGCCCAAGGCCACCATCATTGCTGACTCCTGAGAAAGAGGAGGAGATTGCAAAGAACTTGAAGAAGTACAGCAAGAAGTACGAGGCTGAGGACCAAGATGTTTCAATCTTCTTGAGCGAGCAGGATCGTGAGAAGAGAAGAATGTTGAAGGAGGAATGGGAGAAGTGGGTGGCTCACTGGAAGCAGAGGCACGAAgaagagaaagaggcaaggaaAAATCTTAGGGACGGAGAAGCAAGTGATGAGGAAGAGGAGTACGAGGCTAAAGCTATTGAGGTCGAGGAGGTGATAAACCAGGTAGAGGAGGTCGTCAGCTTCGAAGAATGAGTAGTGTTCTGATTATAATTTTGGAGTTTATGAATCTAGATTTGCCTTTTGAACACTGTATTAAGTACATCTTTAAATTATGCCTTAGAGCTTTTGGAGGAATTTTGATCTTCCATGTTCTGTTTTTGTTCGTGAACTAATGTGATTGACCGAAAGCCTTATAATTTTGTTTCAGACTTCCAGTGCTATATCTACGTTACGTTGTTAGTATTGCTTTTTGTTTCTGTTTAGCTGGAATCCTCGTCTGTTTGATCCTTCGTTGTTgggtccttgacacttgcagcATGCCCAACGCACCATTCATCCGGTGCAGGGCGAGCAGGTTAACAAACCTATAAACTAAACCAAAAGTTTAGAGGCAAGTGAAATGAAGGACTTACCTACTCCCTCCTAAAATTATTGTGGAATCCAATATCAATTACATGGCacgtattttaaaattttcattggtTAAATATATCTCCAGATCAATTACACGACATCacgtattttaaaattttcattggtTAAATAtatgggaaatttggaaaaataaccagAATTTAGATcccatatagaattatagccacaatgttaaatttataataattataaccaaaagttGATATAAAAGTACTAAAATACCCCTAATGGCTAAAACCTTCCTCATTTGCTGCTCTTAACCATGAAAAAATCGACCTTCAAGataaaaaaagatttgaaaacaaACCAGAGGGGCTACAAAATTCCTAGTCCCCAGATCGCTGATTTGGGTTCAACTTTATTCCTTTTGGCACCATTTGTGAATCCCCAAATTATTTTCCATCTTGAAATTTGACGAAACAAatagaatttgttaattttgatttaTTCCATCATAAACTTGGAAGAAAGCCAATAAAAAGACCCACTTctaccaattttttttgttcagaaCGTTGTTAAGTATTGGAAGACATAAGTAAAAGAATGGGgagtagaaaaagaaaaaacagaagaCCAAAATCGTCAATTAGATTCATATAGGATTGAAGAAGAACTAAAAGAGCTTGAAATGTGATAGCTTAAAGGATTTAGGAATTTTGTGTTCGAAGGCTCTGACTTCGAATCCAATTGAAGGGGAAGGGGAATTCGTTGAATCCGTCTACAGTGGTttgcatattttaattttgcgttttggtaattttaagggtatattagtatttttatgtcaacttttggttataattatcataaatttaAAAGGGTGGCTATAAATCTATATGAGGTTCAAATtgtggttatttttccaaatttccctaAATATATCTTACTACGTTTCAAATTTGACTAATACTTACGGacagggatcctctccggatccctttcaACAAGTCTACCCATCTAGagcattgaaatttgatcaaacggctacaaatatGGGGtctctttaaaagttataataattttagccgcttgattaaatttcaatgaccCAGATGAGTGGACTTTGTGAACTTGGTGGAAGGGattaggagaggatcctgttcaATACTTACAATCTCATCTCGATGGTTAAATAATTATtagtaattatattaaataGATATAAATATTGTAGCTAGGCAAACTTTAGCTGTTTGATTAAATTTAAATGACTCAGATGAGTGGACTTGGTGAACTTGATGAAGGAGATTCGGAGAAGATCCCTGTCCAATACTTACAATCTCATCTCGACGGTTAAATAATAATtagtaattatattaaataGATATAAATATTGTAGTCAAGTAACACATAGCGGACTAATCTCGAGCATTAGCACGATAACACCAAGCCCAAGGTAAACGATCCAAGAGTCCATTACTTATAAAATGCTTggggcccggcccggcccggcccgccAAGTCTACCCTCGGAAAAACTCGTGTCGAGTATTTCGCGCGTGCACGGCGTAACATTACCGCCACTCAAACCGAATTCTTCTCAAGCTCCTCCTTCcgtccttcttcttccttccctcGTCGTCGGTGGATACCCAAAGGTCAACACTTTGTTCCTTCGAATTTGGTTCGGAGAAGTAATCCGGTACAGCACGACCATGAAGATTGTCCGGAAGGACTATATTCCCGGCGGACCCGGCAGCGTTAAGGTAAATTATGATTGATTATTTCATAATCATTATTGTTCATACAGTGATTAGTTTTTGCTGGTTTTGGTGTAAACCTGTAATTatgatttgaattttgggtGATTTTGAATTGGTGGGTGTGGCAGATGATACCGGTAGAATCAGATGATTTGTGGTATGCTTATAATTTGATTGCTCCGGGAGACACAGTCATGGCTGTCACTGTTAGGTAAAACAATTTTCCCCTTCGCCATTTGATTGATTAATTGCAGGTCGAATTTTTATTTGtaacaaaaaatttatttacTTGTTACAACACCAgctgaattcaaattttttacttTAATAGGAGGAATTTGAATTTAGTTGTTAGATGCATTGGATTTGTTTCTGAAATactttcattaattattttttttcctcgAAATATTTTTTCTTAGGGGTAAGCTTGAGTGAAAATTTTAGTGTATTTGTACTTGTAACATTGTCTTGGAAATTGTAGGAAGAAAGGACAAATTTTACTTTGCAATCAATGCGAGTCGAATTCTATGATTCTGAGTGTATTTTTTCTTATATGCGGAGATGGTATAcgaattcttttttaattaagtGATGCTCGGGAACCAGTTTGATTGGTCAACATGTATCCAGTAGCAATTTTCCTGACAACCGTATGCATTGTGTAATAGGAAAGTTCTAAGAGAAGCGGCTGCTGGTGGAAGAGATGCAGAGCGCGTGAAGCTGAAGTTAGAAATAAAAGTCGAGGAGGTATGGAGAAAAATTAGCTCTAATTATGCTTTTTGTTTGGTGTTCTGTACTTATTTCCTACGTTCCTTTTAGGTTGCTGATTATGACAAAGTAGGAGCTGTCTTGCGTATACGTGGGAAGAATATCCTGGAGAATGAATATGTAAAGGTGAATATCGTCTTAAATTGAATTTAGTACTGACCAATTTGCAAATTTTAAGTTCTGCTCTAAGCCTCTCATCTTCTTAATGCAGATAGGAGCATTTCACACTTTGGAGCTTGAGCTGCACCGACCTTTTGTCTTAAGAAaggtttaatttttgttaatcTGTACAAGTTTATAACAAtccatatttattttttctgttgGATTCTTTGAATTTCATGTGATATAAACCTGTAATCCAATGCATTGACTTGTGTCATGCTATGTCATATGTTTTAGGATGTCTGGGACTCATTGGCCTTGCACGAACTCCATCAAGCCTCCAGTATATACTCTATTCTCTTTCTTGTGATATTGGCCAATTACTAAAATGGTCTCATTTCGTGTCTGTCTTCATCAATGGCATAAGCCTATGCAAGGGTTTTAGTCCTTTCCAGTCTCAGGTAGTCCAATGTGACAAAGGAATGTACTACCTGAAAGCCTCAGTTATTTACTTAAATACCAATGATACAATGCATAGTGGAACCTCCTCCCTCTTATTA
Proteins encoded in this region:
- the LOC126593273 gene encoding eukaryotic translation initiation factor 3 subunit B-like — protein: MADVMAYNDIEATAARIGIDLSQLDLDSIRLPPGEDFGIISDDEDVYKVDNSELDSGFGSIIVVDNLPVVPLEKFEKLENVIRKIYSQIGVIKDDGFWMPLDPETNKTLGYCFLEFNTPQEAELAKERTHGYKLDRSHIFVVNMFDDFDRFMKVPDQWAPPESKPYTPGENLQQWLTDEKARDQMVIRYGADTEVLWNDARHLKPEPFYKRTFWTESFVQWSPLGTYLATVHRLGVAVWGGASTFNRLMRYAHSQVRLIDFSPGEKYLVTYSSHEPSNPRDANRVVINIFDVRTGKVMRDFKGSPDDFAIGGAGGVAGVSWPVFKWAGGKDDKYFARMGKNVISVYETETFSLVDKKSMKVENVMDFSWSPTDPILALFVPELGGGNQPARVSLVQIPSKEELRQKNLFSVSDCKMYWQSNGEYLAVKVDRYTKTKKSTYTGFELFRIKERDIPIEVLELENKNDKIIAFAWEPKGHRFAVIHCDNTNANNNPRPDISFYSMRSAHNTGRVSKLTTLKGKQANALYWSPTGRFIILAGLKGFNGQLEFYNVDELETMATAEHFMATDIEWDPTGRYVATAVTSVHEMENGFNIWTFNGKLLYRTLKDHFFQFLWRPRPPSLLTPEKEEEIAKNLKKYSKKYEAEDQDVSIFLSEQDREKRRMLKEEWEKWVAHWKQRHEEEKEARKNLRDGEASDEEEEYEAKAIEVEEVINQVEEVVSFEE